A genomic stretch from Shewanella sediminis HAW-EB3 includes:
- the tsaA gene encoding tRNA (N6-threonylcarbamoyladenosine(37)-N6)-methyltransferase TrmO — MTFNCQIEAVAFCRTPYKQKFGIPRQPGLVPSARGFVELQAPYNHIDAVRGLEQYSHLWLLFSFHENLSQGWKTTVRPPRLGGNEKLGVFATRSTFRPNGIGQSVVKLHKIHQKKGSVILEISGMDLLDGTPIIDIKPYIPFSDSQPDALGGIAHEAPHLIDVSFTQEAKAQLLGYSKLEQYPRLEELIIGVLAQDPRPAYKKSKADPKLYQVALFDLDILWHVIDERILVHEIKSGVSVN, encoded by the coding sequence ATGACTTTTAACTGTCAAATTGAGGCGGTGGCCTTCTGCCGCACTCCCTATAAGCAAAAATTCGGCATTCCGAGACAGCCCGGGCTCGTGCCTTCGGCCCGGGGCTTCGTCGAGCTGCAAGCCCCCTATAATCATATCGATGCCGTAAGGGGATTAGAGCAGTACTCTCACCTCTGGTTACTCTTCTCTTTTCATGAAAATCTGTCTCAGGGCTGGAAGACCACCGTCAGACCGCCTCGCCTCGGAGGCAATGAAAAACTGGGGGTCTTTGCTACCCGCTCGACCTTCAGACCCAATGGTATTGGTCAGTCGGTGGTTAAGCTGCATAAGATCCATCAAAAGAAGGGCAGCGTTATCTTAGAGATCTCAGGTATGGATCTACTCGATGGCACACCGATTATCGATATTAAACCCTATATCCCCTTCTCTGACTCTCAGCCCGATGCGTTGGGCGGCATCGCACACGAAGCGCCACATTTGATTGATGTATCGTTTACCCAAGAAGCCAAAGCGCAGCTGCTGGGTTACAGCAAGTTGGAGCAGTATCCACGCCTCGAGGAGCTTATCATTGGGGTGTTGGCACAAGATCCCCGCCCGGCTTATAAGAAGTCAAAAGCCGATCCTAAGCTTTATCAGGTCGCCCTGTTTGATCTCGATATTCTCTGGCATGTCATCGATGAACGCATTCTGGTACATGAGATTAAATCCGGTGTGTCGGTTAATTAA
- the rcsF gene encoding Rcs stress response system protein RcsF, producing the protein MKTLLIAPLVLLLSACAGDYKFNTNLDGEAIDDYFKASDVAVFEGNTHPSVPYEIIGLVEGETCQESVNDAPASISEARTLARRAAADKGANAILIKKCMVFEEKSQACISRAICVGQAIKTPETDK; encoded by the coding sequence ATGAAAACGCTTTTGATTGCCCCCTTAGTTTTACTTCTCAGCGCATGTGCCGGCGACTATAAGTTCAATACTAACCTCGATGGTGAAGCTATCGACGATTACTTTAAAGCATCGGATGTCGCCGTGTTTGAAGGCAATACCCATCCCTCAGTGCCTTACGAGATTATCGGCTTAGTCGAAGGTGAAACTTGCCAGGAGAGCGTCAACGACGCCCCCGCCTCGATAAGTGAGGCTCGCACTCTTGCCAGAAGGGCCGCCGCCGATAAAGGTGCCAATGCGATTCTAATCAAGAAGTGTATGGTATTCGAAGAGAAAAGTCAGGCGTGTATCAGCAGAGCTATCTGCGTAGGACAAGCGATTAAGACACCTGAAACAGACAAATAA